A region from the Gloeocapsa sp. PCC 73106 genome encodes:
- a CDS encoding choice-of-anchor Q domain-containing protein, giving the protein MITLTVNTLTNENDGIDLGNISLIEAVEAANVNPGQDLINFEDSLRGGTIDVNGTLNITDSVIITGLGKEDLDIDGTINLINLPVDTTTITGLTAENFVIEGSPVTFVSLNNVEARNVSISTIENGQVSIGLNDADVSGITTDRSASLVELIINESRISGDISLSATSYGTVNTLIRNTTIENAGIYNGGRYNNLRVENSVITGNNGSGIFVPPGFENDRIYGVNVNIKNSTISHNGGGIYLGKGNLTLENTNIEENNGNGIVIIRNPLSDVNIENSTIAKNGNNGIYNRGGTLEVSNSTISGNEQDGIHTFSYFDGKSTTPIEPLTTVTNSTITANRRGIFNDAYANIVVIGYNAISASTTDLVNSIVSGNQVDDVVNDIAQDSYYGGDIPGYNFIEAKGVFISGGNNIMGTGNGVTDFTETTDQINTDAKLNPLADNGGFTQTHLPQMDSPAIDAGNQESLPRDVNDLDGDGNTTEPILFDQRGVGFNRVVGSELDIGAVEVQSSSPRPNVIIGTLRSDNLVGTNQRDIISGLASGDTLTGLVGEDLLRGGPGRDTLNGGPGNDSLIGGRNDDTFVFSENFGNDTIRSFQLNGDDVIDISGFASLTFEDLVINNNLITSPTTTGFGQISLVNFRGELTSDDFILQPFSVT; this is encoded by the coding sequence ATGATTACTTTGACAGTCAACACTTTAACTAATGAAAATGATGGCATCGATTTAGGCAATATATCTTTAATAGAAGCCGTCGAAGCTGCTAATGTTAATCCAGGACAAGATTTGATAAACTTTGAAGATTCTCTGAGGGGAGGAACGATTGACGTCAATGGGACTTTAAATATAACTGATAGTGTCATTATTACTGGATTGGGGAAGGAGGATTTAGATATTGATGGGACAATCAACCTAATCAACCTACCTGTCGATACCACCACGATAACAGGTTTAACTGCTGAAAACTTTGTCATTGAGGGTAGTCCTGTCACTTTTGTTTCTTTAAACAATGTTGAAGCGAGAAACGTTAGTATTTCTACGATTGAAAATGGGCAAGTTTCTATTGGTCTTAATGATGCCGATGTTTCTGGGATAACAACAGATAGAAGTGCTTCTTTAGTCGAATTGATCATAAATGAATCTCGAATCTCTGGTGATATTTCTCTAAGTGCCACGTCTTATGGTACGGTCAACACCCTAATTCGAAATACTACTATTGAAAATGCTGGTATCTACAATGGTGGTCGTTACAATAACTTAAGAGTTGAAAATAGTGTAATTACTGGAAATAATGGGTCTGGTATCTTTGTTCCTCCTGGATTCGAGAATGATAGAATATATGGCGTCAATGTAAATATTAAGAATAGTACTATTTCCCATAATGGTGGTGGTATTTATCTGGGCAAAGGAAACTTAACTCTAGAAAATACTAATATTGAAGAAAATAATGGAAATGGAATAGTAATCATACGAAATCCTCTGAGTGATGTAAATATCGAAAATAGTACCATAGCCAAAAATGGAAACAATGGTATTTACAATCGGGGCGGAACTTTAGAAGTGAGTAATAGTACTATTTCTGGAAATGAACAAGATGGAATTCATACTTTTAGTTACTTTGACGGTAAGTCAACAACCCCGATTGAGCCACTGACAACGGTGACAAACAGTACCATTACCGCTAATCGCAGAGGTATATTCAATGATGCTTATGCAAATATAGTTGTTATCGGTTACAACGCCATCTCAGCATCTACGACAGATCTTGTTAACAGCATTGTTTCTGGCAATCAAGTTGACGATGTTGTCAATGATATTGCTCAAGATAGTTACTATGGTGGTGATATTCCTGGCTATAATTTTATCGAAGCTAAGGGTGTATTTATTAGCGGAGGTAACAATATTATGGGCACAGGTAATGGCGTTACTGATTTTACCGAAACCACAGATCAAATAAACACTGATGCCAAACTAAACCCCTTAGCTGATAATGGTGGTTTTACCCAAACTCATCTTCCCCAGATGGATAGTCCTGCTATTGATGCAGGTAACCAAGAATCTCTACCCCGGGATGTCAATGATCTAGATGGAGATGGTAATACAACTGAACCGATTCTTTTTGATCAACGGGGTGTGGGATTTAACAGGGTTGTGGGTAGTGAATTAGATATTGGCGCGGTTGAAGTTCAATCATCGTCACCAAGACCAAATGTGATTATTGGTACACTCAGGAGTGACAATCTTGTCGGTACGAATCAACGAGATATAATCTCTGGTTTAGCAAGTGGTGACACTCTCACAGGTTTAGTGGGTGAAGACCTTCTTCGGGGTGGTCCTGGTAGAGATACCCTGAACGGAGGACCCGGAAATGACAGCCTTATTGGTGGTAGAAACGATGATACCTTTGTTTTCTCTGAGAATTTTGGTAATGATACCATTAGGAGTTTTCAGTTAAATGGCGATGACGTTATTGACATCAGTGGATTTGCTTCTTTAACTTTTGAGGATCTTGTTATCAACAATAACCTAATTACCAGTCCAACAACTACCGGCTTTGGTCAAATTAGCCTCGTTAACTTTAGAGGGGAACTTACGAGTGATGATTTTATCTTACAGCCATTTTCAGTCACCTAG
- a CDS encoding Txe/YoeB family addiction module toxin: MRSIVFDPKAFQQFNTWAIEDKKVYQKIVKLINDILRQPFSGIGKPEPLKSNLSGYWSRRITDEHRLVYRVNDSEIIIISCKFHYDTLGF; this comes from the coding sequence ATGAGAAGTATAGTCTTTGATCCAAAGGCTTTCCAGCAATTTAATACTTGGGCGATAGAAGACAAAAAAGTTTATCAAAAGATTGTTAAACTTATTAACGATATACTACGTCAACCTTTTTCAGGAATAGGCAAACCCGAACCTTTAAAAAGTAATCTCAGTGGGTATTGGTCAAGACGTATCACTGACGAACATCGCTTAGTCTATAGAGTGAATGATAGTGAAATTATCATTATAAGTTGTAAATTTCACTATGATACCCTCGGCTTTTAA
- a CDS encoding HupE/UreJ family protein encodes MNQYSKSLTFLTITIFLLGTFPVLAHHPMGGKVPGNFFEGFISGLGHPIIGPDHFAFVISVGLLAAVSHQGFKILIAFVLTAIAGTGLHLMEFNLPGAEFVISGSVLLFGILLALSERPNGWILTGLAAFIGLFHGYAYGESIVGAEMTPLIAYLLGFTLIQLIVAIVASRIGRVVLKKAQEPSSLFLRFAGFIICGMGFAFLSTLLVELL; translated from the coding sequence ATGAATCAATATTCCAAGTCTTTAACGTTTTTGACCATTACCATTTTTTTGTTGGGTACTTTCCCGGTATTAGCTCATCATCCCATGGGTGGAAAAGTTCCTGGAAATTTCTTCGAGGGTTTTATCTCAGGATTGGGTCACCCCATAATCGGACCTGATCATTTTGCTTTTGTTATATCGGTTGGATTACTTGCTGCTGTTAGTCATCAGGGATTCAAAATTCTCATCGCCTTTGTCCTGACAGCGATCGCAGGAACTGGACTCCACTTAATGGAATTTAACTTACCAGGAGCTGAATTCGTCATTTCTGGGTCAGTATTGCTATTTGGTATTTTGTTGGCTCTTTCAGAGCGTCCCAATGGCTGGATTTTAACTGGATTAGCAGCATTTATCGGGCTGTTTCATGGCTACGCCTATGGAGAATCGATTGTTGGTGCAGAAATGACACCTTTAATCGCTTATTTGCTGGGTTTTACCTTGATTCAACTCATTGTGGCAATTGTTGCTTCTCGAATTGGCAGAGTGGTCCTCAAAAAAGCGCAGGAACCGTCGAGTTTATTTTTACGGTTCGCTGGATTTATAATTTGTGGTATGGGTTTTGCTTTTCTCTCTACTTTGCTTGTAGAACTACTTTAA
- a CDS encoding AarF/ABC1/UbiB kinase family protein produces the protein MVISKPSLSVVGRQLKIFRINFQFLFYLWWDKLRNNQTTQTRHRRARWLVKQLLDLGPTFIKIGQALSTRADLIPIEYIQALGELQDNVPPFSHVEAIAIIEAELGNSLEHFFIDFEQKPLASASLGQVHKAKLPNQEEIVIKVQRPGLKELFNLDFEIIHGLVRFVNRFLPNLKEYELEEIYQEFFKLLYQEIDYIHEGKNAERFRANFRDYPKVKVPKVYWDYTTQKILTLEYLPGIKINDLYNLQANGINTDKVIELGICSYLKQLLEDGFFQSDPHPGNMAVTPEGAIIFYDFGTMTEVKSMAKDQMVSTFFAVLRKDTDSVVQTLIYMGLVKPVGDLVPIKRIVAFLLDKFRDRPVDVKAFEEVSQEIYLMFEQQPFRLPAQMTFVLKSLTTLDGVARVLNPEYNLLAASQPFVQNIAFSQGREINLNMLVKQAKDFWKNRFSQSGSAEALISRLESRLESGELQIRVRSLENELLLKRINLGIKTLVYVCLLGFSLVAAILLLSTEYSSWAIIPFSLSGLWCLFFLRCFFSLIIQERISNRKSF, from the coding sequence ATGGTAATCTCGAAACCTTCTCTATCTGTAGTTGGACGCCAGTTAAAAATTTTCAGGATAAATTTCCAATTTTTGTTTTATCTATGGTGGGACAAATTAAGGAATAATCAGACGACTCAAACTAGACACCGTCGTGCTCGTTGGCTGGTAAAACAACTGCTAGATTTAGGTCCAACTTTTATTAAAATCGGTCAAGCTTTATCTACTCGCGCTGATCTCATACCCATTGAGTATATTCAAGCCTTAGGAGAACTACAAGATAACGTTCCTCCCTTTAGTCATGTAGAAGCGATCGCTATCATCGAAGCTGAATTAGGAAATTCTCTTGAGCATTTCTTTATTGATTTTGAGCAAAAACCCTTAGCCTCTGCTAGTTTGGGACAAGTACATAAAGCTAAACTACCCAATCAGGAGGAGATTGTCATTAAAGTTCAGCGTCCTGGTTTAAAAGAGCTATTTAACTTAGATTTTGAAATCATTCACGGTTTAGTGCGTTTTGTCAACCGTTTTTTACCGAATTTAAAAGAATACGAATTAGAAGAGATTTATCAAGAATTTTTTAAGCTACTCTATCAAGAAATCGATTATATTCACGAAGGTAAAAATGCCGAGAGATTTCGGGCTAATTTTCGTGATTACCCTAAGGTTAAAGTTCCTAAAGTTTATTGGGATTATACAACTCAAAAAATCCTGACTTTAGAGTATTTACCGGGTATTAAAATTAATGATCTCTATAACTTACAAGCCAATGGTATTAATACCGACAAAGTAATTGAATTAGGAATTTGTAGCTATCTGAAACAATTACTAGAAGATGGTTTTTTTCAGTCCGATCCCCATCCAGGTAATATGGCTGTCACTCCAGAGGGAGCGATAATTTTCTATGACTTTGGCACAATGACAGAAGTAAAATCTATGGCTAAGGATCAGATGGTTAGTACTTTTTTTGCTGTATTGCGTAAAGATACAGATAGTGTAGTACAAACGTTAATCTATATGGGCTTAGTTAAACCGGTAGGAGATCTCGTACCGATCAAAAGAATTGTTGCTTTTTTGCTCGATAAATTTAGGGATAGACCTGTGGATGTTAAAGCTTTTGAGGAAGTAAGTCAAGAGATTTATTTAATGTTTGAGCAGCAACCTTTTCGCTTACCGGCTCAAATGACTTTTGTGTTAAAATCTTTAACTACTCTAGATGGTGTTGCTCGTGTTCTAAATCCAGAATATAATTTGTTGGCAGCAAGTCAACCTTTTGTGCAAAATATTGCTTTTTCTCAGGGGAGAGAAATTAACTTAAATATGTTAGTTAAACAGGCTAAAGATTTTTGGAAGAATCGCTTTTCTCAATCGGGAAGCGCGGAAGCTTTGATTAGTCGATTGGAGTCGCGTTTAGAAAGCGGAGAATTACAAATTAGGGTGCGTTCTTTAGAAAATGAACTATTATTAAAACGGATTAATTTAGGAATTAAAACTTTAGTTTACGTTTGTTTACTGGGTTTCTCTTTGGTGGCGGCTATATTATTATTATCTACTGAATATAGTTCCTGGGCGATTATTCCTTTTAGTTTATCGGGGTTATGGTGTTTATTCTTTCTGCGCTGCTTTTTCAGTCTAATTATTCAAGAGAGAATTAGTAATCGCAAGTCTTTTTAA
- the cobW gene encoding cobalamin biosynthesis protein CobW — translation MHKIPVTVITGFLGAGKTTLVRHLLQHNQGRRIAVLVNEFGEVGIDGELLRSCQVCDQIVELTNGCLCCTVQEEFYPVMQELLKRREQIDCILIETSGLALPKPLIQAFRWPEIRNGATVDGVVTLVDASAIAQGNLVGDLDALLAMRAEDESLEHETPLEELFEDQLACADLVLLTKTDVLDELTLTKVKDWLETKIPNGVKVLPVQQGAIAPDLLLGFNAVVEDNLDKRPSHHDHEEEHDHDEEINAVHLLLDRGFEPKSLLEKLQKLVQEREIYRVKGFVNVPHKSMRLVLQGVGNRFDSFYDRPWLDAELRQTRLVFIGRKLESDSLQQALK, via the coding sequence ATGCACAAAATCCCTGTTACGGTTATCACCGGTTTTCTTGGCGCGGGAAAAACTACACTAGTGCGTCATTTATTGCAACATAATCAAGGACGCAGAATCGCGGTTTTAGTAAATGAGTTTGGTGAAGTGGGTATCGATGGAGAGTTATTGCGATCGTGTCAAGTGTGCGATCAAATAGTGGAACTTACCAATGGTTGTCTCTGTTGTACTGTACAGGAGGAGTTTTATCCTGTTATGCAAGAATTGCTGAAACGACGGGAGCAAATAGATTGTATTCTAATTGAAACTTCAGGGCTTGCTTTGCCTAAACCCTTGATACAAGCTTTCCGGTGGCCAGAAATTCGTAACGGTGCTACGGTAGATGGAGTAGTGACGCTAGTAGACGCATCAGCGATCGCCCAGGGGAATCTAGTAGGAGATTTAGACGCTTTGTTAGCTATGCGCGCAGAAGATGAAAGTCTAGAACATGAGACCCCTTTAGAGGAGTTATTTGAGGATCAATTAGCTTGTGCAGATTTAGTCTTACTCACCAAAACCGATGTATTAGACGAACTTACCCTAACTAAGGTTAAAGATTGGTTAGAGACAAAAATACCCAATGGGGTTAAGGTTTTACCAGTTCAACAGGGAGCGATCGCACCGGATTTACTTCTGGGGTTTAATGCTGTGGTAGAGGATAATTTAGATAAGCGTCCCTCCCACCACGATCACGAGGAAGAACACGATCACGACGAGGAGATTAATGCTGTACACTTATTATTAGATCGGGGTTTTGAGCCCAAATCTTTACTGGAAAAACTGCAAAAACTAGTACAAGAGCGAGAAATTTATCGAGTCAAAGGTTTTGTCAACGTACCCCATAAATCCATGCGTCTAGTATTGCAGGGGGTGGGCAACCGCTTTGATTCTTTTTACGATCGCCCCTGGTTAGATGCAGAGTTGCGTCAGACTCGTCTTGTTTTTATTGGTAGGAAATTAGAGTCCGATTCCCTACAACAAGCATTAAAGTAG
- a CDS encoding metal ABC transporter permease, with product MLNILLEPLESAFMQRSLIEAVIVGAICAVVGSYLMVQRLALLGDAISHSVLPGLAIAFWVGANIFVGAFIAGIISTVCINIIRNRSSIKEDAAMGIVFSAFFALGITLITLIQKENKIDLNHYLFGNILGVTWVDIRDTLIIAVIVLIVVILLYKELLFYTFDKLGAQAAGLPVNLLDTSLMILIALTIVASLKTVGVVLVLSLLITPAATAYLLVNRLHQMMLLGVFIGVLSSISGMYLSYFHNLPSGPAIVLVAFSFFILAFIYSIVSKSNPSWKKS from the coding sequence ATGTTGAATATCCTGTTAGAACCTTTGGAATCGGCTTTTATGCAGCGATCGCTCATTGAAGCGGTGATAGTAGGAGCTATTTGTGCTGTAGTGGGTAGTTATTTAATGGTGCAAAGACTCGCTTTACTCGGAGACGCCATCAGTCATTCTGTTTTACCTGGGTTGGCGATCGCTTTTTGGGTGGGTGCTAATATTTTTGTGGGTGCTTTTATCGCGGGAATCATCAGCACCGTTTGTATTAACATTATCCGTAATCGTTCCTCTATTAAGGAAGACGCGGCGATGGGTATCGTTTTTTCCGCTTTTTTCGCCTTGGGGATCACTCTCATCACGCTTATTCAAAAAGAAAACAAAATTGACCTCAATCACTATCTTTTTGGGAATATCCTGGGTGTTACTTGGGTAGATATCCGGGATACTCTAATTATTGCCGTGATAGTTTTAATAGTAGTGATTCTACTCTACAAGGAATTGCTCTTTTATACCTTCGATAAATTGGGAGCTCAAGCGGCGGGTTTACCGGTAAACTTATTAGATACGAGTTTGATGATCTTGATCGCCCTTACTATCGTCGCTAGTCTCAAAACAGTAGGCGTAGTTCTAGTTCTATCTTTACTGATTACGCCTGCGGCCACTGCTTATCTCTTAGTTAACCGTCTCCATCAAATGATGCTACTGGGAGTATTTATAGGGGTTTTATCCAGTATCTCGGGTATGTATCTGAGTTATTTTCATAATTTACCATCTGGTCCCGCTATTGTTTTAGTGGCTTTTAGTTTCTTTATCTTGGCTTTTATCTATAGTATCGTGAGTAAATCTAATCCCTCATGGAAGAAGAGTTAA
- a CDS encoding aspartate carbamoyltransferase catalytic subunit — protein MITNWYRRHIISLEDFTPAEYEIILQTALSFQEVLSRRTKKVPALQGTVIANLFFEPSTRTRSSFELAAKRLSADILNFSPSTSSLTKGETILDTAKTYVAMGANLFVIRHAQAGVPKTIALEMDRLNSGVGVLNAGDGQHEHPSQALLDLFTICMLLDSDRPRLQLLQGKKIAIVGDILHSRVARSNIWSLTTAGADVHLAGPPTLVPKFFADLVPTGVTVHWSLEEALLNADFIMTLRIQRERMTHHLLPSLREYHRYYGITRDRLVLAQPKVRVLHPGPVNRGVEISSDLMDDPEFSLISQQVTSGVAVRMALLYLMGGIN, from the coding sequence ATGATTACTAATTGGTATCGTCGCCATATAATCTCTCTAGAAGATTTTACCCCAGCAGAATATGAAATTATTCTCCAAACGGCTCTGAGTTTCCAGGAGGTTCTCTCGCGTCGAACTAAAAAAGTCCCTGCACTACAAGGAACAGTAATAGCTAATTTGTTTTTTGAGCCTTCGACTCGTACGCGCAGTAGCTTTGAATTGGCGGCTAAGCGTTTGTCTGCGGATATTCTCAATTTTTCCCCGAGTACTTCTTCTCTGACTAAGGGGGAAACGATTTTAGATACGGCTAAAACTTATGTAGCGATGGGGGCTAATCTGTTTGTTATTCGTCATGCTCAAGCGGGTGTCCCAAAAACGATCGCTCTGGAGATGGATCGCCTTAATTCTGGGGTAGGAGTACTCAACGCCGGAGATGGACAACACGAACATCCCTCTCAAGCTTTGTTAGATTTATTTACTATCTGTATGCTTTTAGATAGCGATCGCCCGCGCTTACAATTACTCCAGGGCAAAAAAATAGCGATCGTGGGGGATATTCTCCATTCTCGAGTAGCTCGCTCTAATATCTGGAGTCTTACTACCGCAGGGGCTGATGTCCATCTGGCGGGACCTCCTACTCTTGTTCCTAAATTCTTTGCTGATTTAGTTCCTACTGGGGTAACAGTCCATTGGAGTCTAGAAGAGGCTCTCTTAAACGCCGATTTTATTATGACTTTGAGGATACAGCGGGAGAGGATGACGCATCATCTGTTACCAAGTTTGCGAGAATATCATCGATATTATGGGATCACGCGCGATCGCTTGGTTCTCGCTCAACCAAAAGTCAGGGTTTTACACCCTGGTCCCGTTAATCGAGGTGTAGAGATTAGTTCGGATTTAATGGATGATCCCGAATTTAGTTTAATTTCTCAACAAGTTACCAGTGGTGTGGCGGTGCGAATGGCTTTACTATACTTAATGGGTGGTATTAATTAA
- a CDS encoding metal ABC transporter solute-binding protein, Zn/Mn family, which translates to MKRITQIAIGLTLLGVWFGGFQATGQDEQLNVVSTSTIIADLTATVGGDAIEHQGLLTPGDDPHLYEPVPRDVEALEKADLIIYNGFNLEPALIRLIEAAGVKAQKLAVGEKVTPLKIEKEGARVPDPHVWGSAENGIIMVNAIRDQLIELSPENAAQFTENAAQLTAELAELHAEIKEQIATIPEDQRFLVTTHDAFGYYAEAYGIPVAGTLIGISTEEQPSAQTLKALVDEIKNLGVKAIFAETTINPSLIETVAQEAGVEIAPRKLYSDSIGVPGSEAGTYPGMLRTNTQTIVEALGN; encoded by the coding sequence ATGAAAAGAATCACTCAGATAGCAATTGGACTAACGCTTTTAGGGGTATGGTTTGGAGGTTTTCAAGCGACGGGACAAGATGAGCAACTTAACGTTGTTTCTACGAGCACTATTATCGCCGATTTGACGGCAACGGTAGGAGGAGACGCGATCGAACACCAAGGTCTTCTTACACCAGGAGACGATCCCCATCTCTACGAACCAGTCCCTCGAGACGTTGAAGCCTTAGAGAAAGCAGATTTAATTATTTACAATGGTTTTAACTTAGAACCCGCTTTAATTCGACTCATCGAAGCTGCGGGAGTAAAAGCCCAAAAGTTAGCAGTAGGGGAAAAAGTCACACCCCTAAAAATCGAAAAAGAAGGCGCAAGAGTACCCGATCCTCACGTTTGGGGAAGCGCTGAAAACGGGATCATCATGGTCAACGCGATTAGAGATCAATTAATAGAACTATCTCCAGAAAACGCCGCTCAATTTACGGAAAATGCAGCCCAACTCACTGCCGAATTGGCAGAACTCCACGCAGAAATTAAAGAGCAAATCGCTACTATTCCCGAAGATCAACGCTTTCTCGTAACAACTCACGATGCTTTCGGTTACTACGCCGAAGCTTATGGTATACCAGTAGCGGGGACTTTAATTGGTATTAGCACAGAAGAACAACCTAGTGCGCAAACTCTAAAAGCACTGGTAGACGAAATCAAAAACCTGGGGGTAAAAGCAATTTTCGCCGAAACGACGATTAATCCTAGTTTAATAGAAACTGTAGCTCAAGAAGCAGGGGTAGAAATAGCTCCTAGGAAACTTTACTCGGATTCTATCGGTGTACCTGGAAGCGAAGCCGGTACTTATCCAGGAATGCTCAGAACTAATACTCAAACTATTGTAGAAGCCTTAGGGAACTAA
- a CDS encoding molybdenum cofactor biosynthesis protein MoaE — protein sequence MNVAKDNLRISFAPLSLTEAYALAEDGANGAIVLMSGTVRNQTEGKAVLFLEYQAYEPMALVVFSQIAAAIRERWTDTNRVVIQHRTGRLSIGEISVLVAVGTPHRSEAFEACRYAIDTLKHNAPIWKKEHWADGSSNWVSIGACEVTTVT from the coding sequence ATGAATGTAGCTAAAGATAACTTGAGGATCAGTTTTGCGCCTTTATCTTTAACGGAAGCTTATGCTTTGGCTGAGGATGGAGCTAATGGAGCGATCGTCTTAATGAGTGGTACGGTGCGCAATCAGACCGAGGGCAAGGCCGTATTATTTTTGGAGTATCAAGCCTATGAACCGATGGCTCTCGTCGTTTTTAGTCAGATCGCCGCAGCAATTCGTGAACGTTGGACTGATACCAACCGAGTAGTAATTCAGCACCGTACAGGTCGTTTAAGCATCGGCGAGATTAGTGTTTTGGTAGCTGTAGGGACACCTCATCGCTCTGAAGCTTTTGAAGCTTGTCGTTACGCGATCGACACTCTCAAACACAACGCCCCTATTTGGAAGAAAGAACACTGGGCTGATGGATCCAGTAATTGGGTCAGTATTGGTGCTTGTGAAGTAACTACGGTTACTTGA
- a CDS encoding DUF1636 domain-containing protein, whose amino-acid sequence MIDTGSSCTTKVFHKILVCSTCASVWENGTRVGVSGGQKLLEALQQGYESWSDRAQYKICQVDCMSACSHACVVGFSAPHKFIYIFGDLPPENTAESILECASKYLAKPDGLLAWKERPEALRKGIIARIPPLLSEN is encoded by the coding sequence ATGATTGATACAGGGAGTTCCTGTACTACTAAGGTTTTTCATAAAATTTTAGTGTGCTCTACTTGTGCCAGTGTTTGGGAAAATGGTACTAGAGTAGGCGTTAGTGGAGGTCAAAAACTCCTAGAAGCTTTACAGCAAGGTTATGAGTCTTGGTCAGATCGGGCGCAATATAAAATCTGTCAGGTAGACTGTATGAGCGCTTGTAGCCACGCTTGCGTAGTAGGTTTTAGCGCGCCGCATAAGTTCATCTATATATTTGGAGACTTACCCCCAGAAAATACGGCTGAGTCTATCTTAGAGTGCGCGAGTAAGTATTTAGCCAAGCCTGATGGACTTTTAGCGTGGAAAGAGCGACCAGAAGCTCTAAGAAAAGGAATTATTGCTCGTATACCCCCATTATTATCAGAGAATTAG
- a CDS encoding metal ABC transporter ATP-binding protein codes for MSNEKIRVNHLSVEYAHVKALIDINLEVQPGKLTGIIGPNGAGKSTLLKAMLGLIPKSQGQVSYKNKPLQQQLIQVAYVPQRSAIDWTYPVTVWDVVMMGRVKQTGWFRPFSAMSRHNAKDALARVGMEAYHNRPIGQLSGGQQQRVFLARSLAQEGEIFLFDEPFVGVDYPTEKVIFEIFRELADEGKIVLVVNHDLGESINNFDELILLNRELVAYGDRSQVLEADNLHRAYSGRLSIASC; via the coding sequence ATGAGTAACGAAAAAATCAGAGTCAATCATCTGTCGGTGGAGTACGCCCACGTTAAGGCTCTAATCGATATTAATTTAGAGGTACAACCAGGCAAACTAACAGGGATTATTGGTCCCAATGGGGCGGGTAAAAGTACCTTACTCAAAGCGATGCTGGGTTTAATTCCCAAAAGCCAAGGTCAAGTAAGTTATAAAAATAAACCTCTGCAACAACAGCTAATTCAAGTAGCTTACGTTCCCCAGCGCTCTGCGATCGATTGGACATATCCGGTGACGGTGTGGGATGTGGTGATGATGGGAAGAGTCAAACAGACGGGCTGGTTTAGACCTTTTTCGGCGATGAGTAGACACAACGCGAAAGACGCTTTAGCTAGAGTAGGAATGGAAGCTTATCATAATCGTCCCATTGGTCAACTATCGGGTGGTCAACAGCAGCGCGTATTTTTAGCCCGTTCTTTAGCCCAGGAGGGGGAGATATTCTTATTTGATGAACCCTTTGTTGGAGTAGATTATCCTACCGAGAAAGTTATCTTTGAGATTTTTCGGGAGTTAGCAGATGAAGGGAAAATAGTATTAGTCGTCAATCATGATTTGGGAGAGTCGATCAATAATTTTGATGAGTTAATTTTACTCAATCGGGAGTTAGTCGCTTACGGCGATCGCTCACAAGTCTTAGAAGCAGATAACTTGCACCGAGCCTATAGTGGTAGATTGAGTATCGCCTCATGTTGA
- a CDS encoding iron-sulfur cluster assembly accessory protein: MTETTQAQKQGIQLSEAATKHLLMLREQQGGKNLCLRVGVRQGGCSGMSYMMDFTEPSQIREDDEVFDYQDFKIVCDRKSLLYLYGLMLDYSNAMIGGGFQFTNPNANQTCGCGKSFGV, encoded by the coding sequence ATGACGGAAACAACCCAAGCTCAAAAACAAGGAATTCAACTCTCAGAAGCAGCTACGAAACATCTACTCATGCTGCGAGAACAACAAGGCGGGAAAAATCTCTGTTTGCGCGTAGGTGTGCGTCAGGGAGGTTGTTCGGGAATGTCCTATATGATGGATTTTACCGAACCTAGTCAAATTCGCGAAGACGATGAAGTTTTTGATTACCAAGACTTTAAAATTGTTTGCGATCGCAAAAGTCTCCTCTATCTCTACGGTTTGATGCTCGACTACAGTAACGCCATGATCGGTGGTGGCTTCCAGTTTACCAATCCCAACGCCAATCAAACTTGCGGCTGCGGTAAATCTTTTGGTGTTTAA